A window of the Synechococcus sp. JA-3-3Ab genome harbors these coding sequences:
- the gshB gene encoding glutathione synthase produces MQVAFIVDPLSQLQVGHDTSVALMEALQKRGHRIFCLGLADLYWDQGETWGSVEEIVLDLGADPWYEVKERRLLPLSQMQAVWMRKDPPVDAAYLYATYLLDHLSPRRTLVLNHPAGIRSANEKLYALRFKEWIPRTCVSSSKALLRQFVEQVGQAVLKPLGGKGGEGILRVNAGDPNLNSLIELSTQFGRLPVMVQEYLPQAAAGDKRILLLEGEPLGAVNRIPGEGDFRGNVAAGGRVEKTEIAEKERALCAALAPVLRQEKLYFVGIDVIGERLTEINVTSPTMLREICQLEGVDLADQVAQWLEKKVPIKA; encoded by the coding sequence ATGCAGGTAGCTTTCATTGTCGATCCGTTGTCTCAGTTGCAGGTGGGCCACGACACCAGCGTTGCCCTAATGGAGGCGCTGCAGAAACGAGGCCACCGCATTTTTTGCCTTGGATTGGCCGACCTCTACTGGGATCAAGGGGAAACCTGGGGATCCGTTGAGGAGATTGTGTTGGATCTAGGAGCGGATCCCTGGTACGAAGTCAAAGAACGGCGTTTGTTGCCCTTGAGCCAGATGCAAGCCGTATGGATGCGCAAGGATCCGCCGGTGGACGCGGCCTATCTCTACGCCACCTACCTTCTGGATCATCTCTCCCCCCGCCGCACCCTAGTGCTCAACCATCCTGCCGGGATCCGCTCCGCCAACGAAAAGCTCTATGCTTTGCGGTTTAAAGAGTGGATCCCGCGTACCTGCGTCAGCAGCAGCAAGGCCTTGCTCCGCCAATTCGTCGAGCAGGTGGGGCAGGCGGTGCTCAAGCCCCTGGGCGGCAAGGGTGGGGAAGGGATCCTGCGGGTCAATGCCGGCGATCCAAACCTCAATTCCTTGATCGAGCTGAGCACTCAGTTTGGCCGGCTGCCCGTGATGGTGCAAGAGTATTTGCCGCAGGCAGCAGCGGGAGATAAGCGCATTTTGCTGCTGGAGGGCGAGCCTTTGGGCGCCGTCAATCGCATCCCTGGGGAGGGGGATTTCCGTGGCAATGTGGCCGCTGGGGGTCGGGTGGAGAAAACCGAGATTGCTGAAAAAGAACGGGCCCTCTGCGCGGCTTTGGCGCCAGTGCTGCGGCAGGAGAAACTCTATTTTGTTGGAATTGATGTCATCGGGGAACGGCTGACAGAGATTAACGTCACCAGCCCAACTATGCTGCGGGAGATCTGCCAGTTAGAAGGGGTTGATCTGGCCGATCAAGTGGCCCAGTGGCTGGAGAAGAAAGTGCCCATCAAAGCGTAA
- a CDS encoding arylamine N-acetyltransferase family protein: MLEPLTPAQIRAYLERIGYVGPTQLTPQTLRQIHLAHLLRVPFENLDIHWGRPIRLERDFLFQKIVRERRGGFCFELNSLLAAALQGMGFSVHLLSGQVSRAVHATRTEPDGHFGPECDHLALQVNCGNEA; encoded by the coding sequence ATGCTAGAGCCGCTGACGCCTGCCCAAATCAGGGCCTACCTGGAGCGCATTGGCTACGTCGGCCCCACCCAGCTCACCCCGCAAACCCTGCGCCAGATCCACCTGGCCCACCTGCTGCGGGTGCCGTTTGAAAATCTGGATATTCACTGGGGTCGCCCCATTCGCCTGGAGCGGGATTTTTTGTTCCAAAAAATCGTCCGAGAGCGGCGGGGCGGCTTTTGCTTTGAGCTGAACAGCCTGCTGGCCGCTGCTCTGCAGGGGATGGGGTTTTCGGTCCATCTGCTCTCGGGACAGGTGAGCCGGGCCGTTCACGCTACTCGGACGGAGCCTGATGGCCACTTTGGCCCCGAATGCGACCATCTGGCCCTGCAGGTGAACTGCGGCAATGAGGCGTGA
- a CDS encoding pentapeptide repeat-containing protein: MSVPSPQPSEPVRIETTRDLLAALREGRSLLGANLEGAYLSRGLFDRIQMPKANLTRANLRSLSMQQADLRLCNFRRAELERANFAASDLRGSSFSQALGDYSNFTAAKLDKSSFQGGHFSHSIFREASLVAANLTEGNFFAADFRQANLFRCNLSQAILSSCQLQNANFDQALLVGANLQEAQIEGASFVGADFTDAKLSDEMRKFLLERASGTNELTQRDTLNTLLAGLQPKSRKLFGLL; encoded by the coding sequence GTGAGTGTTCCTTCTCCCCAACCCTCCGAGCCGGTTCGCATTGAAACCACGCGGGACTTGCTAGCAGCCCTGCGAGAAGGGCGCTCCCTGCTGGGTGCCAACCTCGAAGGCGCCTACCTCTCGCGGGGCCTGTTCGACCGCATCCAGATGCCCAAGGCCAACTTGACGCGGGCCAACCTGCGCTCGCTCAGTATGCAGCAGGCAGATCTGCGGTTATGCAACTTTCGCCGTGCCGAGCTGGAGCGGGCCAACTTCGCTGCCTCCGATCTCCGGGGATCCAGCTTCAGTCAAGCCCTGGGAGACTACAGCAACTTCACCGCTGCCAAGCTGGACAAAAGCAGCTTTCAGGGGGGACACTTCAGCCATTCCATCTTTCGCGAGGCCAGCTTGGTGGCTGCCAACCTAACGGAAGGCAACTTTTTTGCCGCCGACTTTCGCCAAGCCAACCTCTTTCGCTGCAACCTCTCCCAGGCCATCCTATCCAGTTGCCAGTTGCAGAATGCCAACTTTGACCAAGCCCTCCTGGTGGGGGCCAACCTCCAAGAGGCCCAAATTGAAGGGGCCAGCTTTGTCGGCGCCGACTTTACCGACGCCAAGCTCTCGGACGAAATGCGCAAGTTCTTGCTCGAACGCGCGAGCGGCACCAACGAGCTTACTCAGCGGGACACCCTCAACACTCTGCTGGCGGGGCTCCAGCCCAAGTCACGCAAACTGTTTGGATTGCTGTGA
- a CDS encoding AI-2E family transporter, with amino-acid sequence MALYPVICISLQQVEESLLLLRVMQGSVNINPVIMFFSLFVSGTVAGLLAVFLAIPVT; translated from the coding sequence ATGGCTCTCTATCCAGTAATTTGTATCTCCCTACAACAAGTAGAAGAGAGCTTACTCCTGCTTCGCGTGATGCAGGGATCCGTCAATATCAACCCTGTGATCATGTTTTTCTCTTTGTTTGTGAGCGGTACTGTGGCCGGCTTGTTGGCGGTGTTCTTGGCCATTCCGGTGACGTGA
- a CDS encoding biotin transporter BioY, whose translation MTATFVHTPLAQTLLPRPSWVRDSMLVLGGSLLVAALAQVRIPLPFTPVPITGQTFGVMLVGAGFGSRLGFLALLLYLLEGLLGLPFFNGGGSGLSHLTGPTGGYLLAFPLAAGLMGWFVERWGVDRSPWKMAASMLSCSVLIYVLGATWLGVWLNENVGPTSVLAVLTKGVFPFIPGDLLKCVLAAALLPTTWRWLGRETADPKSSSS comes from the coding sequence ATGACTGCTACTTTTGTTCACACACCTTTGGCGCAAACCCTTCTGCCCCGTCCTTCCTGGGTTCGGGATTCCATGCTGGTGTTGGGGGGAAGTTTGTTGGTAGCGGCCCTGGCGCAGGTGCGGATCCCTTTGCCCTTTACGCCAGTACCCATCACCGGACAAACCTTCGGCGTGATGCTGGTGGGGGCAGGCTTTGGGTCGAGGTTGGGCTTTCTCGCCTTGCTGCTGTACCTGCTGGAGGGGCTTTTGGGGTTGCCCTTCTTCAACGGCGGCGGCTCCGGGCTCAGCCACCTAACCGGACCGACAGGGGGCTACTTGCTGGCCTTTCCCCTGGCCGCAGGGCTGATGGGCTGGTTTGTGGAGCGCTGGGGGGTGGATCGCAGCCCTTGGAAGATGGCCGCGTCCATGCTCTCCTGCTCGGTTTTGATCTACGTCTTGGGAGCCACCTGGCTGGGGGTGTGGCTGAACGAGAATGTCGGCCCCACTTCCGTCTTGGCCGTGCTCACCAAAGGCGTGTTCCCCTTTATCCCCGGCGATCTGCTGAAGTGTGTGCTAGCAGCAGCCCTGCTGCCCACCACTTGGCGTTGGCTGGGGCGGGAGACAGCGGATCCCAAGTCGTCCTCAAGCTAG
- a CDS encoding RNA-guided endonuclease InsQ/TnpB family protein translates to MIITHEYRILPSDDQAALMTEWLELLRRQWNDALGQRLDWLTATRCPIDRCSLVSCPLPVSEAPLEPNYYRQAGSLKQIKQLFPAYRGIYAEVLQQNLMRLDKAWKAWREPDSTGKRRGRPRFKKAGELRSFTFPRINCPKAGAHLEGETLRLSKIGSLPVVLHRPLPEGFVPKTCTVVRKADGWYVCITLEDKSVPLPEPVPIKKAVGIDVGLDRFLTTSDGEVVPIPRYYRRAQKHLARQQRQLSRKVKGSANWKRQATKVACLQLHVARQRKAFHYQVAHWLVGQYDLLVVEDLNVRGLARTRLAKSILDAAWGQFLDILTAVAVKRGKQVLRVDPRGTSQNCCVCEERVPKTLSERVHDCPRCGSWDRDLNAAIEILKRGLRSPRIRGDIGGRWDCRSLAVEDPGLPVR, encoded by the coding sequence ACTGGATTGGCTGACCGCAACCCGTTGTCCAATTGACCGCTGCAGTCTTGTCTCTTGTCCGTTGCCTGTGTCAGAAGCTCCGCTGGAGCCGAATTATTATCGGCAGGCGGGATCCCTCAAACAAATCAAGCAACTGTTCCCGGCTTACCGGGGCATTTACGCCGAGGTGCTGCAGCAAAACTTGATGCGGCTGGACAAGGCGTGGAAAGCGTGGCGGGAGCCGGATAGCACAGGCAAGCGGCGGGGGCGGCCTCGCTTCAAAAAAGCGGGGGAGTTGAGATCCTTCACATTCCCCCGCATCAATTGCCCCAAGGCGGGAGCGCATCTGGAAGGGGAGACTCTGCGGCTGAGCAAGATTGGCTCGCTGCCTGTGGTGCTGCACCGCCCCTTGCCGGAGGGGTTTGTGCCCAAAACCTGCACAGTGGTGCGCAAGGCCGATGGGTGGTATGTCTGCATCACCTTGGAGGACAAAAGCGTTCCTCTCCCAGAGCCTGTGCCGATCAAAAAGGCGGTGGGCATTGATGTGGGATTGGATAGGTTTCTCACCACCAGCGATGGGGAGGTGGTGCCTATCCCGCGGTACTACCGCCGAGCCCAAAAACACTTGGCTCGACAGCAGCGGCAACTGAGCCGCAAGGTGAAGGGATCCGCCAACTGGAAGAGACAAGCCACGAAAGTTGCTTGTTTGCAGTTGCACGTTGCCCGACAACGCAAAGCGTTCCACTACCAAGTGGCGCACTGGCTGGTGGGGCAATACGACCTGTTGGTGGTGGAGGATCTCAACGTCCGAGGGCTGGCACGGACTCGGTTGGCTAAATCGATTTTGGATGCGGCTTGGGGACAATTTCTTGACATTCTGACAGCAGTGGCGGTCAAACGCGGCAAACAGGTGTTGAGAGTGGATCCCCGTGGTACGTCCCAAAATTGTTGTGTTTGTGAGGAGCGTGTTCCCAAGACCTTGTCGGAACGGGTGCATGATTGCCCTCGTTGTGGGTCCTGGGACAGAGACTTGAACGCTGCTATCGAGATTTTGAAGCGAGGACTCAGGTCCCCCCGTATACGGGGGGATATAGGGGGGCGGTGGGACTGCCGCTCTCTGGCTGTGGAGGATCCTGGTTTACCAGTCCGTTGA
- a CDS encoding CHASE2 domain-containing protein, which translates to MPNLASPLLAGQERGPQRRLSPSRRRLGWALAWGLGWATLLNLSAQHPLLLRLESDAQEWLYAWRGPQQPSPEVVVLGIDGRIDGQGESGDGQHNVDFLLERANYAGLTLRLLEEAEARVVVLNLPSSFVVPQNLGNENLDAPLRQVVQRYPDRLVLATRSSESFGRSEINIYNHFLPFSSLRLEYLVPPEHVQGVVQHRVDRTGILRQAQLRGLYLRRDSQEEQMFASVEALAFAKYDPEKASRWFRKPGLQPFQFNPLGSQHSIPIIPIERVCPPLISQTGSGSPTLSPGQACRGQEGIPPLDPKVADQLRDKIVLVGFVGGYPETFPVRTADGSQIAAVELQAQILSSLLTGEVYRSLPAGLAAGVVFLLGAGTGLIWVLYRPSPRRNCWDWKQQRSLLWPVVGLVAYEGWAVTQFLLWRWIWPLTLPALAVGLTGVSLLLTLVILENQERLLAQQQELERLRRAEQEAAIDQARKLLYRIATDIHDRELQELKVVMDELESLQWQQQQGKDPDPAIYDRLLEQLERIGRGIREQLNDVRTLATKLRISPSLREGLHRGIDTYLDELIRTGSLTLPVERHLQPLEEPNTGEWFDQREDILRFLREAIGNVIAHVQPPKGNASFVKVSLVQKERHCCLSVINDGVEYAPSPGGGYGSKAMNTIARYLPKGSWHRTHTPEGHTYVELHWEMPL; encoded by the coding sequence ATGCCGAATCTCGCTTCTCCCCTTCTTGCTGGCCAAGAGCGTGGCCCTCAGAGGCGACTGTCTCCCTCCCGGCGGCGACTGGGCTGGGCCTTGGCTTGGGGCCTGGGGTGGGCCACCTTGCTCAACCTTTCTGCCCAGCACCCTTTGTTGCTGCGGCTGGAGAGCGACGCCCAGGAATGGCTCTATGCTTGGCGCGGCCCTCAGCAACCTTCCCCGGAGGTGGTGGTCCTCGGCATCGATGGCCGCATTGATGGGCAGGGAGAAAGTGGTGATGGCCAGCATAATGTTGACTTTCTCTTGGAACGGGCTAACTACGCCGGCCTGACCTTGCGCCTTCTGGAAGAGGCCGAAGCCAGGGTGGTGGTGCTGAACCTGCCCAGCAGCTTTGTGGTGCCGCAGAATCTGGGCAACGAGAACCTAGATGCTCCCCTGCGTCAGGTGGTGCAGCGCTACCCGGATCGCTTGGTTTTGGCCACCCGCAGCAGCGAGAGCTTTGGACGCTCCGAGATCAACATCTACAACCACTTCTTGCCTTTTTCGTCCTTGCGCCTTGAGTATTTGGTGCCGCCAGAGCATGTTCAGGGGGTGGTGCAACACCGAGTCGACAGAACCGGGATCCTACGCCAGGCCCAGTTGCGGGGGCTCTACCTACGCCGCGACAGCCAGGAGGAGCAGATGTTCGCCTCGGTGGAGGCTCTGGCTTTTGCCAAGTACGACCCGGAGAAGGCTAGCCGCTGGTTTCGCAAGCCGGGCTTACAGCCGTTTCAGTTCAATCCCCTTGGCTCTCAGCACAGCATCCCCATCATCCCCATCGAACGGGTCTGTCCGCCGCTGATCTCCCAGACGGGATCCGGCTCCCCGACGCTCAGCCCCGGCCAAGCCTGCCGCGGCCAAGAAGGGATCCCGCCCCTCGACCCCAAAGTTGCCGACCAACTGCGAGACAAAATTGTCCTGGTCGGCTTTGTGGGCGGCTACCCGGAGACCTTCCCGGTGCGGACGGCGGATGGATCCCAGATTGCGGCAGTCGAGCTGCAGGCGCAAATCCTCTCGAGCCTGCTCACCGGAGAGGTGTACCGATCCCTGCCGGCAGGGCTAGCGGCGGGAGTTGTCTTCCTGCTGGGGGCGGGAACGGGCCTGATCTGGGTGCTCTATCGCCCCTCCCCGCGACGGAATTGCTGGGACTGGAAACAACAGCGCTCTCTCCTCTGGCCAGTGGTGGGGCTGGTTGCTTATGAAGGGTGGGCCGTGACCCAATTTTTGCTGTGGCGTTGGATTTGGCCGCTGACCTTGCCGGCTTTGGCCGTCGGTCTAACGGGGGTGAGCCTGCTTCTGACCTTGGTAATCTTGGAGAACCAGGAGCGGCTCTTGGCCCAGCAACAGGAACTGGAGCGCCTGCGCCGGGCCGAACAAGAGGCTGCTATCGACCAAGCCCGCAAGCTGCTCTACCGCATTGCCACCGACATTCACGATCGCGAGCTGCAGGAGCTGAAGGTGGTGATGGACGAGCTGGAGAGCTTGCAATGGCAACAGCAGCAGGGTAAGGATCCCGATCCTGCCATTTACGATCGTCTGCTGGAACAACTGGAAAGGATCGGGCGAGGCATTCGCGAGCAGCTTAACGATGTGCGCACCCTGGCCACCAAGCTGCGCATTTCCCCCAGCTTGCGGGAGGGCTTGCACCGGGGCATCGACACCTATCTGGACGAGCTGATTCGGACGGGCAGCCTGACCTTGCCTGTGGAGCGCCACCTACAACCTCTGGAGGAGCCCAATACCGGCGAGTGGTTCGACCAACGGGAGGACATCTTGCGCTTTTTGCGAGAGGCCATCGGCAATGTCATCGCCCATGTGCAACCTCCCAAGGGCAACGCCTCCTTCGTCAAGGTGTCCTTGGTGCAAAAGGAGCGCCACTGCTGCTTGTCGGTCATCAATGACGGCGTAGAATACGCCCCCAGCCCCGGTGGCGGCTATGGCAGCAAAGCCATGAATACCATTGCCCGCTACCTGCCCAAGGGCTCCTGGCATCGCACCCACACTCCGGAAGGCCATACCTACGTCGAGCTGCACTGGGAGATGCCGCTCTAA
- a CDS encoding carboxypeptidase regulatory-like domain-containing protein, whose amino-acid sequence MSRVSCLARSLLLLGSLALGWIDLSSAQAQPFQAGDLDGDGRLTVQDLNLLGAYLRGERELTDDQIRAANVDQDGRITEADWQVLQQRIQAATDAPTGQVQLDSAYSGQVVDRLTGQPLAGVEVAIPGAGISVRTDAQGRFRLPGPLPAEEILVARLENYLPYSQSTGNGQTGGDRPWQLQLERWDPNATLVLEANVIRLGDNQYSPKSAAAGQFLAPAQGVEMTRSFSLDRLPPRPPVLRLGSLIGLDTAAAYRAGQSRIPGANMSPMRVLLNGVEVEQIHLGGDDLRIPLPLEHLRLGLNTVTLRTGKTVIQPGRIAGGSRISIPLLGGSLDIFVPLGTDTIGQDGGAWVDYDDVQLANVTIEIPN is encoded by the coding sequence ATGTCTAGGGTCTCCTGTTTAGCCCGTTCTCTCTTGTTGCTGGGATCCCTGGCTCTGGGTTGGATAGACCTGTCTTCTGCCCAAGCGCAGCCCTTTCAAGCAGGCGATCTGGATGGGGATGGTCGTTTGACGGTGCAGGATCTCAACCTGTTGGGGGCCTATTTGCGGGGAGAACGGGAGTTGACCGACGACCAGATCCGGGCTGCCAATGTCGATCAGGATGGGCGGATTACAGAAGCCGATTGGCAGGTGTTGCAGCAGCGCATTCAGGCGGCCACAGATGCACCCACCGGCCAGGTGCAGTTGGACTCGGCCTACTCTGGGCAGGTGGTGGATCGCCTGACAGGGCAGCCTTTGGCCGGGGTGGAGGTGGCCATTCCGGGGGCAGGGATTTCGGTGCGCACCGATGCCCAAGGGCGGTTTCGCCTGCCGGGGCCGCTGCCGGCAGAAGAAATTTTGGTGGCGCGGCTGGAGAACTATTTGCCCTATTCCCAGAGCACAGGCAACGGACAGACCGGCGGGGATCGGCCTTGGCAGTTGCAGTTGGAGCGCTGGGATCCCAACGCCACGCTGGTGCTGGAGGCCAATGTCATCCGCCTGGGCGATAACCAATATTCTCCAAAGTCGGCGGCTGCCGGGCAATTTCTGGCGCCTGCCCAAGGGGTGGAGATGACCCGCTCCTTCAGCCTAGACCGCCTGCCGCCTCGCCCACCGGTTTTGCGGCTTGGATCCCTGATTGGGTTGGATACTGCCGCTGCCTATCGGGCCGGCCAGTCCCGCATTCCCGGCGCCAATATGTCTCCCATGCGAGTGCTTTTAAACGGAGTGGAGGTGGAGCAAATCCACTTGGGGGGAGACGACCTGCGCATCCCTCTGCCACTAGAGCATCTGCGCCTGGGGCTGAATACGGTTACCTTGCGCACTGGCAAAACGGTGATCCAGCCTGGCAGGATCGCCGGCGGATCCCGGATCAGTATCCCTCTTTTGGGTGGATCCCTGGATATCTTTGTGCCGCTGGGGACTGACACAATCGGCCAGGACGGTGGGGCTTGGGTGGACTATGACGATGTGCAGTTGGCCAATGTCACGATCGAGATCCCCAACTAA
- the rpmB gene encoding 50S ribosomal protein L28 yields the protein MARRCQLTNKKRNNAFAISHSHRRTKRLQEVNLQWKRIWWEEGKRFVRLRLSTKALKTLKAKGIGAMAREAGIDLNQF from the coding sequence ATGGCACGTCGCTGCCAACTGACCAACAAAAAACGCAACAACGCTTTCGCCATCTCCCACTCCCACCGGCGTACCAAGCGTCTGCAGGAGGTTAACCTGCAGTGGAAACGCATCTGGTGGGAGGAGGGCAAGCGGTTTGTTCGTTTGCGCCTTTCCACCAAGGCACTGAAAACCCTCAAGGCCAAAGGGATAGGGGCCATGGCCCGCGAAGCTGGAATCGACCTCAACCAATTTTGA
- a CDS encoding polyribonucleotide nucleotidyltransferase, giving the protein MAEYTRSISFYGREIDINIGLMAPQAGCGVWLTSGETSVLVTATRQAGRAGVDFLPLLVDYEERLYAAGRIPGGYLRREGRPPERATLISRLIDRPLRPLFPEWLRDDVQIVATTLSVDDKVPPDVLCILGASLAIHSARIPFNGPVAAVRVGLVKDEFIINPTYAEIEAGDLDLVVAGCADGVIMVEAGANQLPEKDVVEAIEFGFEAVQELLKAQQQVFADLNITPVELPPPPQNEELVAFVAEHAQEEIRSVLRQFLDKTSREQQLEAIKAKLEAQIQARPEGDPLRLYLLENPKELDNQFKALTKKLMRQQILQEGVRVDGRKLDEVRPVSCRVGLIPRVHGSALFNRGLTQVLSITTLGTPGDAQELDDLHPVDEKRYMHHYNFPGFSVGEVRPSRSPGRREIGHGALAERALVPVLPKEEEFPYVVRVVSEVLSSNGSTSMASVCGSTLSLMDAGVPIKAPVSGVAMGLIKEGDEVRILTDIQGIEDFLGDMDFKVAGTRAGITALQMDMKITGITVDVVEKALLQAKAGRDYILDKMLEVLPAPRPQLAKTAPRLLTFKVDPEDIGKIIGPGGKMVRSITEATGAKVDISDDGTITVSSSVGGQAEAARAMIENLVRRVEEGQVYLGKVTRIIPIGAFVEFLPGKEGMIHISQLAEYRVSRVEDEIAVADEVVVKVRSIDHKGRVNLTRLGISPEEAARVRNHHP; this is encoded by the coding sequence ATGGCGGAATATACTCGGTCGATTTCCTTTTACGGGCGGGAAATTGACATCAATATTGGGTTGATGGCTCCCCAGGCAGGTTGCGGAGTCTGGTTGACTTCTGGGGAAACTTCGGTCTTGGTCACGGCTACGCGACAAGCCGGTCGTGCCGGTGTCGATTTCTTGCCTTTGCTGGTGGACTATGAGGAGCGGCTCTACGCTGCCGGGCGGATCCCAGGAGGCTACTTGCGGCGGGAAGGTCGGCCACCGGAGCGGGCCACCCTGATCTCTCGTCTTATAGACCGGCCCCTGCGGCCTTTGTTCCCAGAATGGCTGCGGGACGATGTGCAAATCGTGGCCACCACCCTCTCGGTGGACGACAAGGTGCCGCCCGATGTGTTGTGTATTTTGGGGGCCTCGCTGGCCATCCACAGCGCTCGCATCCCCTTCAACGGCCCGGTGGCGGCGGTGCGGGTCGGCTTGGTTAAAGATGAGTTCATCATCAACCCCACCTATGCCGAGATCGAGGCCGGCGATCTGGATTTGGTGGTGGCTGGCTGTGCCGACGGCGTAATCATGGTGGAGGCCGGCGCCAACCAACTGCCGGAAAAGGACGTGGTCGAGGCCATTGAGTTTGGTTTCGAGGCCGTTCAAGAGCTGCTCAAGGCCCAACAGCAAGTTTTCGCCGATCTCAACATCACCCCTGTGGAGCTGCCCCCGCCCCCTCAAAATGAGGAGCTGGTTGCCTTTGTGGCAGAACACGCCCAGGAGGAGATTCGCTCCGTCCTCAGGCAGTTCCTGGATAAGACCAGCCGCGAGCAACAACTGGAGGCGATCAAGGCCAAGCTAGAGGCCCAGATCCAGGCACGGCCAGAGGGGGATCCCTTGCGGCTGTATCTGCTGGAAAATCCCAAGGAATTGGACAACCAGTTCAAGGCTTTGACCAAGAAGCTGATGCGCCAGCAGATCTTGCAGGAGGGGGTGCGGGTGGATGGGCGCAAGCTGGACGAGGTGCGACCAGTCTCTTGTCGGGTGGGCTTGATCCCACGGGTACACGGCAGCGCTCTGTTCAACCGCGGCCTCACCCAAGTCCTTTCCATCACCACCCTCGGCACCCCTGGTGATGCCCAGGAGCTGGACGATCTGCACCCAGTGGACGAGAAGCGTTACATGCACCACTATAACTTCCCCGGCTTTTCCGTGGGAGAAGTGCGGCCCTCGCGCTCGCCGGGACGGCGGGAGATCGGCCATGGGGCGCTGGCGGAGCGGGCCTTGGTGCCGGTGCTGCCCAAGGAGGAGGAGTTTCCCTACGTGGTGCGGGTGGTCTCAGAGGTGCTCTCCTCCAATGGCTCCACCTCGATGGCCTCAGTCTGTGGCTCTACCCTGTCTTTGATGGATGCCGGGGTGCCGATCAAAGCGCCGGTCAGCGGCGTAGCCATGGGCTTAATTAAGGAAGGGGACGAGGTGCGCATCCTCACCGACATCCAGGGCATCGAGGACTTTTTGGGGGATATGGACTTCAAGGTGGCCGGCACGCGGGCCGGGATCACCGCTTTGCAGATGGACATGAAAATTACCGGCATCACCGTGGATGTGGTGGAGAAAGCCCTCCTGCAGGCCAAGGCCGGGCGGGACTACATCCTTGACAAAATGCTGGAGGTTCTCCCGGCGCCTCGGCCCCAGTTGGCCAAAACAGCCCCTCGTCTGCTCACGTTCAAGGTGGATCCGGAAGATATCGGCAAGATCATCGGCCCTGGCGGCAAGATGGTGCGCAGCATCACCGAAGCGACAGGAGCCAAGGTGGACATCAGCGACGATGGCACGATCACCGTGTCCTCCTCGGTGGGCGGCCAGGCAGAAGCGGCTCGGGCGATGATCGAAAACCTGGTGCGGCGGGTGGAAGAGGGGCAGGTGTACCTGGGCAAGGTGACCCGCATCATTCCTATCGGCGCCTTTGTGGAGTTCTTGCCGGGCAAAGAGGGCATGATCCACATCTCGCAACTGGCGGAGTACCGCGTCAGCAGGGTGGAGGATGAAATTGCCGTAGCAGATGAGGTGGTGGTCAAGGTGCGCAGCATCGACCACAAGGGCCGCGTTAACCTCACCCGTCTCGGCATTAGTCCTGAGGAGGCGGCGCGGGTGCGCAACCATCACCCCTGA